The Enterobacter huaxiensis sequence GATCGTATTTTGCAGCTTTTCAGCGAGCTCAGAGGCGCGCTGCTGATCGCGTTCGATCAACTTCACGCTATAGTCTTTTTCCAGTCGATGTGCCAGACCCGCACCGATATTCCCACCGCCGACCAGCATGATGCGTTTATAGGGTTTTTCGAGGCGCTGAAGCTCGCTCATCACCGCGCGGATGTGCTGAGACGCGGCAATAAAGAAGACCTCATCGCCCGCCTCCACGATCGTTGAACCCTGTGGACGAATGGGCCTGTCGTGGCGAAATATGGCCGCGACGCGTGTATCGATATGCGGCATGTGCTCGCGCATTGTGGATAAAGCATTACCAATTAACGGGCCGCCATAGTAGGCCTTAACGACGGCCAGGCTGACTTTACCTTCGGCAAAGTTCACAACCTGGAGCGCGCCCGGATATTCGATCAAACGGTAAATACTGTCTATTACCAGCTGTTCAGGGGCGATGAGATGATCAATCGGCACCGCTTCAGAGTTAAACAGCTTTTCCGCATCCCTGACATAGTCTGGGGAACGGATGCGGGCGATGCGGTTCGGCGTGTTGAAAAGCGAATAGGCCACCTGACATGCAACCATATTGGTTTCATCCGAACTGGTGACGGCAACCAACATGTCAGCATCGTCTGCACCGGCCTCACGCAAAACACGCGGATGAGAACCGTGGCCCTGTACGACACGAAGGTCAAATTTGTCCTGCAGGACGCGCAGCCTGTCGCCATTGGTATCGACAATCGTGATGTCGTTGTTTTCGCCGACCAGGTTTTCGGCCAGCGTTCCACCCACCTGTCCTGCACCCAGAATGATAATCTTCATATCTCGTGACCTGTTCTCAACATCACTCTTTGATTAGCTTAGCGTAAAAGAAGCCATCACCCTCTTCAGCTCCCGGCAGGTTTTGCAGGCCAGGGCATTCCGGCGTGCCTGTCTCGCTTAACGCTGCATCAGGCGTGCGTTTGAGGAAGGCTGCAATCTGCTGACTGTTTTCTTCCGGAAGTACGGAGCATGTGGCGTAGACCAGCGTTCCGCCAGATTTCAGATGCGGCCAAATGGCATCAAGGATCTCGGACTGCAGCTGAACAAGCTCTGGAATATCACGATCGCGGCGCAGCCACTTGATATCAGGGTGGCGTCGGATTACCCCCGTTGCAGAGCAAGGAGCATCCAGCAAGATACGGTCGAACTGCGTTTTGCCGCACCATTCTTCAGGTTTACGTCCGTCACCTTGCTTGACCTGTGCCTTCATTCCAAGGCGCTTCAGGTTGTCGTAGACGCGCGAAAGACGCTGCTCATCAATATCCACTGCCATGACGCTGGCCTGCGGAGCAACTTCCAGAATGTGCGTGGTTTTTCCGCCCGGCGCGGCGCAAAGATCGAGGATCTGCTCACCATTTTTGGGTTCAAGCCAGCCCATACAACCCTGAGCAGAAGCATCCTGAACAGTCACCCAGCCTTCTTCAAAACCCGGTAGCGCATGTACAGGCGCAGGGGAGGCCATGCGTACAGCGTCAGGATAGGCTTGATGCGTGAACCCACTCATCCCGACGTCTTCCAGCAATGCCAGCCATGCGTCGCGGGTATGATGATTGCGGTTAACGCGCAGCCACATTGGGGGACGTTGATTATTGGCGTCAGCAATGTCTTTCCACTGCTGTGGGTAGGCTTTTTTAAGACGCTTCAGAAGCCAGTCAGGGTGGAGGAAACGTGTTTCACTCTGGGCAAATTCGGCCATGAGCTCGTCCTGCTGTCGCTGGAACTGACGCAATACGCCGTTGATCAACCCCTTGAGCTGAGGCCGTTTAACCGCAACAGCACCCTCAACCGTTTCAGCGAGCGCGGCATGAGGCGGAATGCGGGTATGAAGAAGCTGGTAAAAACCAACCATGATCAAATAATGGATAGTGCGCTGCTTGCCGGTCATAGGACGTGACATCAGCTTGCCGATCAACCATTCAAGCTGAGAAAGGGTGCGCAAAACCCCAAAGCACAGCTCCTGAAGCAGCGCTTTGTCTTTGTCAGAAACTTTTTGTTGCAGTGGAGGAAGGACATTGCTGAGTGACTGACCCTGCTCGACAACTTGCTCAACGGCCTGCGCCGCCATACTGCGTAAATTTTGTTTTTTCATAGCCGTAAAAATAAAAATGCCCGGATACACCGGGCCTTAATTATGGATAAGTTCAGGCAAGACGCTTGCCAGGGGTGAACCATTCGCGACGGGAATTTAACAAATCCTGGGCGCTCATTGCTTTCTTACCCGCAGGCTGCAGAGACTCAAGATTCAAGATGCCTTCCGCGGTTGCAACCTGAATGCCTTGCTTGTTGGATTCAATAATCGTGCCGGGTTCTGCTTTGGTATCACCATCAATTACGCTGGCTTTCCAGACTTTCACCGGCTGCCCGTCGATCGTCATCCAGCTCATTGGCCAGGGATTGAAAGCCCGAATACAGCGTTCCAGCTGAGCTGCAGACAGTGACCAGTCAATCTGCGCCTCTTCTTTGCTCAATTTTTCTGCATAGGTTACTAACGCTTCATCCTGAACTTCAGGTTTTGCCGTATTATCTGCAAGCTGCTGTAACGTCTCAATGAGGCCCTGAGGGCCCAGATCGGCCAGCTTATCGTACAGCGTCGCGCTAGTATCCTCAGCCGTAATTGGACAGGCCAGCTTGTGCAGCATGTCACCGGTGTCTAAACCTACATCCATCATCATGATCGTGACGCCGGTTTCAGTATCACCCGCCCAAAGAGAGCGCTGGATAGGCGCAGCGCCACGCCAGCGGGGAAGCAGAGAGCCGTGTACATTGACACAACCCAGGCGCGGCATATCAAGTACGGCTTTTGGCAAGATTAAACCGTAAGCCACGACCACCATGACATCAGCGTTCAGGTCAGCCACTAACTGCTGATTTTCTTGAGGACGCAAAGATGCAGGCTGGAAAACGGGTAATCCATGTTCTTCAGCAAGAACTTTAACCGGGCCTGGCGTCAGCTTTTTACCACGACCTGCCGGGCGATCGGGTTGGGTAAACACGCCAACAACCTCGTGACCAGAAGATAACAGCGCGTCAAGATGACGCGCTGCAAAGTCAGGTGTTCCCGCGAAGATAATACGTAGTGTTTTAGACACGTTTTTCCTTGTATCCGGGGCGTTATGCGCGAGTACGCATACGATCCAGTTTCTCTACTTTTTGACGAATTCGCTGCTGCTTCAGGGGGGAGAGGTAATCGATAAACAGTTTACCGACCAGATGATCCATCTCGTGCTGAATACAAATTGCCAGCAGGTCGTCTGCTTCCAGCTCGAACGGCTTACCGTCACGATCCAGTGCACGAATTTTTACTTTTTCTGCACGCGGTACTAAAGCGCGCTGCTCTGGAATAGACAGACAGCCTTCCTCAATACCCGTTTCGCCGCTCTTTTCTAGCAGTTCAGGGTTGATCAGCACCAGACGACCATCGCGATTCTCAGAAACGTCGATCACGATAATACGCTTGTGAATGTCCACCTGAGTTGCCGCCAGGCCAATGCCTTCTTCGGCGTACATGGTATCGAACATATCATCAACGATACGCTGAATTTCTGCATTCACTTCTTTAACCGGTTCAGCGACGATGCGAAGGCGCTCGTCCGGAATATGTAACACTTGCAAAACTGCCATAAATTTCCAGAGTCGTGTTCAGGAGTTGATAAGAATCTAACCTCTATTCTAGACAAATCCCCCATCGATTGACAGCATCAGTGACCAATCGCAAAGATTGCTGAGGCTGCCTATGGCAGGGAAAAGGATGACACCTACAGAGATATGGTTACGGCTTATCAACATCGGCTCACTCTATGGTGACGCTATGCTGGATGTTGCGCAGAAACTGCATCATCAGACAACAGTTGATGCCAGAGTTGTTAGAGACGCCGGGCTTTCAGCGCAGCACGTCAGGAAGTTCTTCTCACTCAGTGAGTATGAACTTGAGCACAGCCTGAGATGGCTGGAGCAGCCGGGCAATTACCTTTTACCTGCGACTCATTCCCTTTATCCGCCGCTGTTACGAACAATTCCTGATTACCCTGGTGCGCTTTTTGTGAGGGGGAATATCCACGCCCTGAATAGCCTGCAGCTTGCAGTGGTGGGTAGCCGGTCACCCTCCTGGTACGGTGAGCGATGGGGGAAAATAGTCTGCGAGCAGCTATCTCAATGTGGGTTCACTATTACCAGTGGGCTGGCATGCGGCATTGATGGGGTGGCGCATCGCGCTGCGTTATCAGTTAAAGGGTGTAGCGTTGCGGTTTTGGGAAACGGTCTTTTTAGTGTTTACCCCCGTCGGCACCAGACGCTAGCCGAACAGCTCATTGATGCAGAAGGGGCGATTGTTTCCGAGTTTTCACTCTCAACGCAGCCCAGACCGGGAAATTTTCCGCGTCGTAATCGCATCATTAGTGGGTTAAGTCAGGGCGTGCTGGTGGTTGAGGCAGCAATACGCAGTGGTTCGCTCGTCACTGCCCGGTGTGCTCTGGAACAAGGGCGTGAGGTTTTTGCGATTCCGGGACCGCTAGGAAACCCCGGGTGTGAGGGGCCACACTGGCTGATAAAGCAGGGGGCGACACTCGTTACCTGTACAGAAGACATTCTTGAGAATGTGCAACCTGGGCTGTTCAGGCTGCAGGATGATCCCGAAATGCGACATTATTCATCAGATCAGGAGGTGGTGGCATTGCCATTTCCCAAGCTCCTGGCTAACGTAGGAGATGAGGTAACACCTGTTGACGTTGTCGCTGAACGTGCCGGCCAACCTGTGCCAGTAACGGTAGCACAGCTACTTGAACTGGAGTTAGCAGGGTGGATCGCAGCTGTACCCGGCGGCTATGTCCGATTAAGGAGGGCATGCCATGTTCGACGTACTGATGTATTTGTTTGAAACTTACATCCACAACGAAGCAGAAATGCGCGTGGATCAGGACAAATTAACACGGGATCTTACCGATGCAGGATTTGAGCGGGAAGATATTTATAATGCGTTGATGTGGCTGGAGAAACTGGCTGATTATCAGGAAGGCCTCGCCGAACCGATGCAGCTTGCTTCAGATCCGCTTTCTGTACGCATCTATACCGCTGAAGAGTGTGAAAGGCTGGATGCCAGCTGCCGGGGATTCGTCTTATTCCTTGAGCAGATTCAGGTGCTAAACCTCGAAACGCGAGAAATGGTGATAGAGCGCGTCATGGCGCTGGATACAGCAGAATTCGAACTGGAAGACCTCAAGTGGGTGATCCTGATGGTTCTGTTTAACATTCCTGGCTGTGAAAATGCCTATCAGCAAATGGAAGAATTACTCTTTGAAGTGAATGAAGGTATGCTGCACTAAATCTCATGTGCAGCACCAAGAGTTGTTATGGCCAAATCAGCACTATTCACGGTGCATAAAAACGAGCCCTGCCCGCAGTGCGGGGCTGAACTTGTCATTCGGTCCGGGAAACACGGCCCGTTTCTCGGGTGTTCACACTATCCGGAATGTGATTATGTCCGTCCCCTGAAAAGCCAGGCGGATGGACATATCGTTAAAATTCTGGAGGGGCAGCCTTGCCCACTCTGCGGTGGCGAATTGGCGCTGCGGCAGGGTCGCTTTGGCATGTTTATCGGATGCAGCCGCTACCCGGAATGTGAACATACGGAACAAATTGATAAGCCAGATGAGACGGCCATTGCGTGCCCTCAGTGTCATAGTGGCCAGCTGGTACAGCGTCGCTCCCGTTTTGGTAAGAACTTCCATTCATGCGATCGCTACCCTGAATGCCAGTTCGTTATTAATTTCAAGCCGGTAGCGGGAACCTGCCCTCATTGCAATTATCCGCTGCTTATAGAGAAGAAAACCGCGCAAGGTATGAAACGCTTTTGCGCCAGTAAACAATGTGGAAAGCCGGTTTCGGCGGATCAAAACAGTGAATAATAACCTGCCATCAGGCTCCATTGCGCATGCGGTGGACGTCCTGAAAAATGAAGAAGTCATCGCCTATCCAACAGAAGCTGTTTTCGGGGTCGGCTGCGATCCCGACAGCGAGACGGCTGTAGGCCGTTTGCTTGAACTCAAACAGAGGCCCGTCGAGAAAGGATTAATTTTGATCGCTGCCAGTTATGAGCAGCTCAAGCCTTATATCGATGACTCGATGCTAACACCGGCACAGAGGGAGACAATCTTCTCCGCATGGCCAGGGCCGGTGACCTTTGTGTTTCCTGCTCAGCCTGGTACGCCGCGTTGGTTAACCGGGCGCTTTGATTCACTTGCCGTTCGCGTTACCGACCATCCGCTGGTGGTGGAACTGTGCCTGGCGTTTGGTAAACCGCTGGTCTCAACCAGTGCTAACCTGACCGGGTTACCGCCTTGTCGAACCACGGAAGAAGTGCTCGCACAGTTTGGCAATGATTTTCCGGTAGCTCGAGGTGAAACGGGTGGGCGCCTGAACCCGTCGGAAATTCGCGACGCTTTGACGGGCGAACGTTTTCGCCAGGGGTAATACGATGGAAGCTTATGCTGTTTTTGGTAATCCGATAGGGCACAGCAAGTCGCCGTTGATCCATCAGCAGTTTGCTGACCAGCTGCGCATAGATCATCCCTATGGTCGTGTTCTGGCACCTGTTGATGCATTTGTAGCGACACTCAATGCTTTTTTCGACGCTGGCGGTAAGGGGGCGAATGTGACAGTGCCCTTTAAGGAAGAAGCGTTCGAACGTGCGGATCAACTGACTGAGCGAGCTTCGCTTGCTGGTGCCGTGAACACGCTTAAGCGGCTTGAGGATGGTCGCCTTCTGGGTGACAACACTGACGGGATTGGTTTGCTCAGCGATCTGGAAAGACTGGCATTTATCAAACCCGGTTTTCGGGTTCTGCTGATTGGTGCGGGTGGGGCATCGCGGGGCGTGCTCCTTCCTTTACTTTCACTTGATTGTGCCGTGACCATTACTAACCGAACCTTCGCCCGGGCGGAGGAGCTGGCTACGTTATTCGCCCATACGGGGAGCGTTAGCGCTGCAGCCCTTGACGATCTTGCCGATCGCGAGTTCGATCTCATCATTAATGCGACCTCCAGCGGTATCAATGGCGAGGTGCCTGCGATCCCTGCTTCGTTGGTAAGTGCCCACGTCTATTTCTACGACATGTTCTATCAAAAAGGGAAAACGCCTTTTCTTAACTGGTGCGAACAGCATGGTGCGAAGCATCTGGCTGATGGGCTGGGCATGCTGGTGGGGCAGGCGGCGCATGCGGTACTGCTCTGGCACGGGGTGTTGCCTGCGGTAGAGCCGGTGATTGAAAAACTGAAACAGGAACTGACAGCGTGAACCAGGCGATTCACTTTCCTGACAGAGAAGCCTGGGATGAGGACAAGCAAGCGGTATGTTTCCCGGTGCTGGTACATGGAATGCAGCTGACCTGTGCAATCGACGGAGAAACGCTACTGCATCGCTTTGGCGGTTCCAATCCTTTAGAGGTGT is a genomic window containing:
- the rsmB gene encoding 16S rRNA (cytosine(967)-C(5))-methyltransferase RsmB, whose product is MKKQNLRSMAAQAVEQVVEQGQSLSNVLPPLQQKVSDKDKALLQELCFGVLRTLSQLEWLIGKLMSRPMTGKQRTIHYLIMVGFYQLLHTRIPPHAALAETVEGAVAVKRPQLKGLINGVLRQFQRQQDELMAEFAQSETRFLHPDWLLKRLKKAYPQQWKDIADANNQRPPMWLRVNRNHHTRDAWLALLEDVGMSGFTHQAYPDAVRMASPAPVHALPGFEEGWVTVQDASAQGCMGWLEPKNGEQILDLCAAPGGKTTHILEVAPQASVMAVDIDEQRLSRVYDNLKRLGMKAQVKQGDGRKPEEWCGKTQFDRILLDAPCSATGVIRRHPDIKWLRRDRDIPELVQLQSEILDAIWPHLKSGGTLVYATCSVLPEENSQQIAAFLKRTPDAALSETGTPECPGLQNLPGAEEGDGFFYAKLIKE
- the tsaC gene encoding L-threonylcarbamoyladenylate synthase type 1 TsaC produces the protein MNNNLPSGSIAHAVDVLKNEEVIAYPTEAVFGVGCDPDSETAVGRLLELKQRPVEKGLILIAASYEQLKPYIDDSMLTPAQRETIFSAWPGPVTFVFPAQPGTPRWLTGRFDSLAVRVTDHPLVVELCLAFGKPLVSTSANLTGLPPCRTTEEVLAQFGNDFPVARGETGGRLNPSEIRDALTGERFRQG
- the dprA gene encoding DNA-protecting protein DprA, with protein sequence MTPTEIWLRLINIGSLYGDAMLDVAQKLHHQTTVDARVVRDAGLSAQHVRKFFSLSEYELEHSLRWLEQPGNYLLPATHSLYPPLLRTIPDYPGALFVRGNIHALNSLQLAVVGSRSPSWYGERWGKIVCEQLSQCGFTITSGLACGIDGVAHRAALSVKGCSVAVLGNGLFSVYPRRHQTLAEQLIDAEGAIVSEFSLSTQPRPGNFPRRNRIISGLSQGVLVVEAAIRSGSLVTARCALEQGREVFAIPGPLGNPGCEGPHWLIKQGATLVTCTEDILENVQPGLFRLQDDPEMRHYSSDQEVVALPFPKLLANVGDEVTPVDVVAERAGQPVPVTVAQLLELELAGWIAAVPGGYVRLRRACHVRRTDVFV
- the aroE gene encoding shikimate dehydrogenase; its protein translation is MEAYAVFGNPIGHSKSPLIHQQFADQLRIDHPYGRVLAPVDAFVATLNAFFDAGGKGANVTVPFKEEAFERADQLTERASLAGAVNTLKRLEDGRLLGDNTDGIGLLSDLERLAFIKPGFRVLLIGAGGASRGVLLPLLSLDCAVTITNRTFARAEELATLFAHTGSVSAAALDDLADREFDLIINATSSGINGEVPAIPASLVSAHVYFYDMFYQKGKTPFLNWCEQHGAKHLADGLGMLVGQAAHAVLLWHGVLPAVEPVIEKLKQELTA
- a CDS encoding DNA topoisomerase family protein, coding for MAKSALFTVHKNEPCPQCGAELVIRSGKHGPFLGCSHYPECDYVRPLKSQADGHIVKILEGQPCPLCGGELALRQGRFGMFIGCSRYPECEHTEQIDKPDETAIACPQCHSGQLVQRRSRFGKNFHSCDRYPECQFVINFKPVAGTCPHCNYPLLIEKKTAQGMKRFCASKQCGKPVSADQNSE
- the def gene encoding peptide deformylase; the protein is MAVLQVLHIPDERLRIVAEPVKEVNAEIQRIVDDMFDTMYAEEGIGLAATQVDIHKRIIVIDVSENRDGRLVLINPELLEKSGETGIEEGCLSIPEQRALVPRAEKVKIRALDRDGKPFELEADDLLAICIQHEMDHLVGKLFIDYLSPLKQQRIRQKVEKLDRMRTRA
- the smg gene encoding DUF494 family protein Smg — translated: MFDVLMYLFETYIHNEAEMRVDQDKLTRDLTDAGFEREDIYNALMWLEKLADYQEGLAEPMQLASDPLSVRIYTAEECERLDASCRGFVLFLEQIQVLNLETREMVIERVMALDTAEFELEDLKWVILMVLFNIPGCENAYQQMEELLFEVNEGMLH
- the trkA gene encoding Trk system potassium transporter TrkA; the encoded protein is MKIIILGAGQVGGTLAENLVGENNDITIVDTNGDRLRVLQDKFDLRVVQGHGSHPRVLREAGADDADMLVAVTSSDETNMVACQVAYSLFNTPNRIARIRSPDYVRDAEKLFNSEAVPIDHLIAPEQLVIDSIYRLIEYPGALQVVNFAEGKVSLAVVKAYYGGPLIGNALSTMREHMPHIDTRVAAIFRHDRPIRPQGSTIVEAGDEVFFIAASQHIRAVMSELQRLEKPYKRIMLVGGGNIGAGLAHRLEKDYSVKLIERDQQRASELAEKLQNTIVFYGDASDQELLAEEHIDQVDLFIAVTNDDEANIMSAMLAKRMGAKKVMVLIQRRAYVDLVQGSVIDIAISPQQATISALLSHVRKADIVGVSSLRRGVAEAIEAVAHGDESTSRVVGRSIDEIKLPPGTIIGAVVRGNDVMIANDNLRIEQGDHVIMFLTDKKFITDVERLFQPSPFFL
- the fmt gene encoding methionyl-tRNA formyltransferase, with the translated sequence MSKTLRIIFAGTPDFAARHLDALLSSGHEVVGVFTQPDRPAGRGKKLTPGPVKVLAEEHGLPVFQPASLRPQENQQLVADLNADVMVVVAYGLILPKAVLDMPRLGCVNVHGSLLPRWRGAAPIQRSLWAGDTETGVTIMMMDVGLDTGDMLHKLACPITAEDTSATLYDKLADLGPQGLIETLQQLADNTAKPEVQDEALVTYAEKLSKEEAQIDWSLSAAQLERCIRAFNPWPMSWMTIDGQPVKVWKASVIDGDTKAEPGTIIESNKQGIQVATAEGILNLESLQPAGKKAMSAQDLLNSRREWFTPGKRLA
- a CDS encoding DUF1488 domain-containing protein — translated: MNQAIHFPDREAWDEDKQAVCFPVLVHGMQLTCAIDGETLLHRFGGSNPLEVFCENRWDLEEEASDLIRDQQEDDQGWVWLS